The Pseudofrankia inefficax genome window below encodes:
- a CDS encoding cytochrome P450 gives MTELYWDPFDKTIDVDPYPVWRQMRDETPVYRNEKFDFYALSRHKDVDDAHLDPDTFSSAHGTVLEIMGPDALDTGLIIFMDPPAHTMMRVLVSRGFTPRRIAALEEHIRKLSAEMLDPQIGGSGFDYVQDFAAQLPSKVISELIGVDPADREEVREAIDASFHLDPEKGMINDISFMAQIKLHEYFSEQIDARRKNPRDDVMTALTEAEIGVGAEARRLTTKEAADFTNLLVSAGTETVARLLGWACSLFAQHPDTRAELVADPSLLRGAVEETLRYEAPSPVQGRWTTRDVELYGETIPANSKVLLLTASANRDARKYPDADTYDIRRSFDSHVAFGHGPHFCLGASLARMEGRVALEETLKRFPTWEIDTPNVERLHTSTVRGFAKLPILL, from the coding sequence GTGACGGAACTGTACTGGGACCCGTTCGACAAGACGATCGACGTGGACCCGTACCCGGTGTGGCGCCAGATGCGCGACGAGACACCGGTCTACCGCAACGAGAAGTTCGACTTTTACGCGCTCTCGCGGCACAAGGACGTCGACGACGCCCACCTGGACCCGGACACGTTCAGCTCCGCACACGGAACAGTGCTGGAGATCATGGGTCCGGACGCCCTGGACACGGGCCTCATCATCTTCATGGACCCGCCCGCGCACACGATGATGCGCGTGCTCGTCTCGCGCGGCTTCACGCCGCGGCGGATCGCGGCGCTCGAAGAGCACATCCGCAAGCTGTCCGCCGAGATGCTCGACCCGCAGATCGGCGGGTCCGGTTTCGACTACGTCCAGGACTTCGCCGCGCAGCTGCCCTCGAAGGTCATCTCCGAGCTGATCGGCGTCGACCCGGCGGACCGCGAGGAGGTTCGCGAGGCGATCGACGCGTCCTTCCACCTGGACCCGGAGAAGGGGATGATCAACGACATCTCCTTCATGGCCCAGATCAAGCTGCACGAGTACTTCTCGGAGCAGATCGACGCGCGCCGGAAGAACCCGCGCGACGACGTGATGACCGCGCTCACCGAGGCCGAGATCGGCGTCGGCGCCGAGGCCCGCCGGCTCACCACCAAGGAGGCGGCGGACTTCACCAACCTGCTCGTCTCCGCCGGCACCGAGACCGTCGCCCGGCTGCTCGGCTGGGCCTGCTCGCTGTTCGCCCAGCACCCCGACACCCGCGCCGAGCTCGTCGCCGACCCGTCGCTGCTGCGCGGCGCCGTCGAGGAGACGCTGCGCTACGAGGCGCCGTCGCCCGTGCAGGGCCGCTGGACCACCCGCGACGTCGAGCTGTACGGCGAGACGATCCCGGCGAACTCGAAGGTGCTGCTGCTGACCGCGTCGGCGAACCGCGACGCGCGCAAGTACCCGGACGCCGACACCTACGACATCCGGCGCTCGTTCGACAGCCACGTGGCCTTCGGGCACGGCCCGCACTTCTGCCTCGGCGCGTCGCTCGCCCGGATGGAGGGCCGGGTCGCCCTGGAGGAGACGCTCAAGCGGTTCCCGACGTGGGAGATCGACACCCCGAACGTCGAGCGCCTGCACACCAGCACCGTCCGAGGCTTCGCGAAGCTCCCCATCCTGCTGTAG
- a CDS encoding thiolase family protein gives MDDVAIIGVGRTPFGRFPGQTAIQLGAQAVRNALGDAGLEWKQIQFGFAGSFEVDNPDAVINFLGLTGIPITDVYNGCATAASALTQAANTIRLGEYDLGIAIGMDKHPTGAFASYSEEYGLPAWYGETGLFLTPKFFAMKIQRYMHDHGISPQTLAKVAAKNYRNGSINPDAFRRTPMAEEQILGARMVNDPLTQYMFCSPDEGAAAVILCKASEAHKYTSRPIYLKASVVRTRKLGAFEVHSPWLPIEQDDAPTVYASRAAYEMAGLGPEDVDVAQLQDTDAGAEVIHLAENGLCKDGEQERLYAEGATEIGGSLPVNTDGGLIANGEPIGASGLRQVYELTQQLRGTAGDRQVPGSPRVGYGQLYGAPGTAGVAILSV, from the coding sequence ATGGACGATGTCGCCATCATCGGCGTAGGTAGGACCCCGTTCGGTCGTTTCCCCGGCCAGACCGCGATCCAGCTCGGCGCCCAGGCGGTGCGTAACGCGCTGGGTGACGCGGGCCTGGAGTGGAAGCAGATCCAGTTCGGCTTCGCCGGCAGCTTCGAGGTCGACAACCCCGACGCTGTGATCAACTTCCTGGGCCTGACCGGGATCCCGATCACCGACGTCTACAACGGCTGCGCCACCGCAGCCAGCGCGCTGACCCAGGCCGCGAACACGATCCGCCTCGGTGAGTACGACCTGGGCATCGCGATCGGCATGGACAAGCACCCGACCGGGGCGTTCGCCTCCTACTCGGAGGAATACGGCCTGCCGGCCTGGTACGGCGAGACCGGCCTGTTCCTGACGCCGAAGTTCTTCGCGATGAAGATCCAGCGGTACATGCACGACCACGGGATCTCCCCGCAGACCCTCGCCAAGGTCGCGGCGAAGAACTACCGCAACGGCTCGATCAACCCGGACGCGTTCCGGCGCACCCCGATGGCCGAGGAGCAGATCCTGGGCGCGCGGATGGTCAACGACCCGCTGACGCAGTACATGTTCTGCTCGCCCGACGAGGGCGCGGCGGCCGTGATCCTGTGCAAGGCCAGCGAGGCGCACAAGTACACCAGCCGGCCGATCTACCTGAAGGCCTCGGTGGTGCGGACCCGCAAGCTCGGGGCGTTCGAGGTCCACAGCCCGTGGCTGCCGATCGAGCAGGACGACGCCCCGACGGTCTACGCCTCCCGGGCCGCCTACGAGATGGCCGGTCTCGGCCCCGAGGACGTCGACGTCGCCCAGCTCCAGGACACCGACGCCGGTGCCGAGGTCATCCACCTCGCCGAGAACGGCCTGTGCAAGGACGGCGAGCAGGAACGCCTCTACGCCGAGGGCGCGACCGAGATCGGCGGCAGCCTCCCGGTCAACACCGACGGCGGCCTGATCGCCAACGGGGAGCCGATCGGCGCCTCGGGCCTGCGTCAGGTCTACGAGCTGACCCAGCAGCTGCGCGGCACCGCCGGCGACCGCCAGGTCCCCGGCAGCCCCCGCGTCGGCTACGGCCAGCTCTACGGCGCCCCCGGCACCGCCGGCGTCGCCATCCTCTCGGTCTAG
- a CDS encoding Zn-ribbon domain-containing OB-fold protein: MSNSEEGAAVAQQVVAQRVVAEGLFDWPSDEPRLIGSKCQVCGLVAFPAYPNCPRCGSLDTAQTRLSTRGTLWTWTRQRFQPKNPPYLGTEPAADFVGYGVGYVELPEARIEARLAVGVDEPLEIGQEMELVVVPFATDADGTEVLTFAFRPVEKN, encoded by the coding sequence ATGTCAAATTCGGAGGAGGGGGCAGCCGTGGCCCAGCAGGTGGTCGCTCAGCGCGTCGTCGCGGAGGGCCTGTTCGACTGGCCGTCGGACGAGCCCCGGCTCATCGGATCGAAGTGCCAGGTCTGCGGCCTGGTCGCGTTCCCGGCATACCCGAACTGTCCGCGGTGCGGCTCCCTGGACACCGCGCAGACGCGGCTGTCCACCCGGGGCACCCTGTGGACGTGGACCCGCCAGCGGTTCCAGCCGAAGAACCCGCCCTACCTCGGCACCGAGCCGGCGGCGGATTTCGTCGGCTACGGCGTCGGCTACGTGGAGCTTCCGGAGGCTCGGATCGAGGCCCGGCTCGCGGTCGGCGTCGACGAGCCGCTGGAGATCGGCCAGGAGATGGAGCTGGTCGTCGTCCCGTTCGCTACGGACGCCGACGGTACCGAGGTGCTGACCTTCGCCTTCCGTCCCGTCGAGAAGAACTGA
- a CDS encoding thiolase family protein, whose protein sequence is MRDAVIVEAVRTPVGKRNGGLSGVHPTDLSAHVLATLVARAGVDPALVEDVIWGCVGQVGEQTFDIARNAALGAGFPETVTGVTVDRQCGSSQQAVHFAAAGVVAGQYDVVIAGGVESMSRVPMGTSLMGQIPFGERYLARYNNVFPDQGIGAELIAAKWGFSRTQCDEFSIGSHEKAAAAQDDGRFDAQIAPVTLADGTVISKDEGIRRGGTVEGLANLKTVFKKVEEGGVITAANSSQISDGSAALLIMTSEKAAELGLTPLARIHTAVLAGADPIMMLTAPIPATQKVLARSGLKLDDIGAFEVNEAFAPVPLAWLADIGADVKALNPNGGAIALGHPLGGSGARIMTTLVNHMRDNGIRYGLQTMCEGGGQANATILELL, encoded by the coding sequence ATGCGTGATGCGGTGATCGTCGAGGCGGTTCGGACGCCGGTCGGCAAGCGGAACGGCGGGTTGTCGGGGGTACACCCGACGGACCTGTCGGCGCATGTGCTCGCCACCCTGGTGGCCCGGGCGGGCGTCGACCCGGCTCTGGTGGAGGACGTCATCTGGGGCTGCGTCGGCCAGGTCGGCGAGCAGACCTTCGACATCGCCCGCAACGCGGCGCTCGGCGCCGGTTTTCCGGAGACCGTCACGGGGGTGACCGTCGACCGGCAGTGCGGGTCCTCCCAGCAGGCGGTGCACTTCGCCGCCGCCGGCGTGGTCGCCGGGCAGTACGACGTCGTCATCGCGGGTGGCGTCGAGTCGATGTCCCGGGTGCCGATGGGCACGTCGCTGATGGGCCAGATCCCGTTTGGCGAGCGCTACCTCGCCCGCTACAACAACGTCTTCCCCGACCAGGGCATCGGCGCCGAGCTGATCGCCGCGAAGTGGGGCTTCTCCCGCACGCAGTGCGACGAGTTCTCGATCGGTTCGCACGAGAAGGCCGCCGCGGCCCAGGACGACGGCCGGTTCGACGCCCAGATCGCGCCCGTCACCCTCGCCGACGGCACGGTCATCAGCAAGGACGAGGGCATCCGCCGCGGCGGCACGGTCGAGGGCCTGGCCAACCTGAAGACGGTGTTCAAGAAGGTCGAGGAGGGTGGCGTGATCACGGCCGCCAACTCCTCGCAGATCTCCGACGGCTCGGCCGCCCTGCTGATCATGACCAGCGAGAAGGCCGCCGAGCTGGGCCTCACCCCCCTCGCCCGGATTCACACCGCCGTCCTCGCCGGCGCCGACCCGATCATGATGCTGACCGCGCCGATCCCGGCGACCCAGAAGGTGCTCGCCAGGTCCGGGCTCAAGCTCGACGACATCGGCGCGTTCGAGGTCAACGAGGCGTTCGCCCCGGTGCCGCTGGCCTGGCTGGCCGACATCGGCGCGGACGTGAAGGCCCTCAACCCGAACGGCGGCGCGATCGCGCTCGGCCACCCGCTCGGCGGCTCCGGCGCCCGGATCATGACGACGCTCGTCAACCACATGCGCGACAACGGCATCCGCTACGGCCTGCAGACCATGTGCGAGGGCGGCGGCCAGGCCAACGCCACCATCCTCGAGCTGCTCTGA
- a CDS encoding NAD(P)-dependent oxidoreductase produces the protein MPAKEPAGDDQRQAPAPAAPPTAAPGTTRVGWIGTGVMGAAMAGHLLRQGYGLTVTTRTRDRAKELLDAGADWADTPADVAAASDIVFSMVGFPADVREVLLGPAGALTTARPGTVLVDLTTSEPALAVEIAAAAADRGVLALDAPVSGGDVGARGGTLSIMVGGTPEALEAVRPCLEAMGRTIVRQGGPGAGQHTKMVNQILIASTMVSISEALLYAYRNGLDLEQVLASVGGGAAGSWSLTNLAPRVIAGNFAPGFYVDHMVKDLGIALAEARRARLALPGLALAEQLYVALQAQGRGRDGTQALVHALASLSGQPFPPSPHQA, from the coding sequence ATGCCAGCCAAGGAGCCCGCCGGAGACGACCAGCGGCAGGCTCCGGCGCCCGCCGCCCCGCCCACCGCCGCGCCCGGGACGACCCGGGTCGGCTGGATCGGGACCGGCGTCATGGGCGCGGCGATGGCCGGCCACCTGCTGCGCCAGGGCTACGGGCTGACGGTCACCACCCGGACGAGAGACCGGGCCAAGGAGCTGCTCGACGCCGGCGCGGACTGGGCGGACACCCCGGCCGACGTCGCCGCGGCCAGCGACATCGTCTTCTCGATGGTCGGCTTCCCCGCGGACGTGCGCGAGGTCCTGCTCGGCCCGGCCGGCGCGCTCACGACGGCCCGGCCCGGCACCGTGCTGGTCGACCTGACGACGAGCGAGCCGGCGCTGGCCGTCGAGATCGCCGCGGCCGCCGCGGACCGTGGCGTGCTCGCGCTGGATGCCCCGGTCTCCGGCGGCGACGTCGGCGCCCGGGGCGGAACCCTCTCGATCATGGTCGGCGGCACTCCGGAGGCGCTGGAGGCCGTGCGCCCCTGTCTGGAGGCGATGGGCCGGACGATCGTCCGCCAGGGCGGGCCGGGCGCCGGCCAGCACACCAAGATGGTCAACCAGATCCTGATCGCCTCGACCATGGTCTCCATCAGCGAGGCGCTGCTCTACGCCTACCGCAACGGCCTCGACCTGGAGCAGGTGCTGGCCTCGGTCGGTGGCGGGGCGGCGGGCAGCTGGTCGCTGACGAACCTCGCGCCGCGGGTGATCGCCGGCAACTTCGCGCCCGGCTTCTACGTCGACCACATGGTCAAGGACCTGGGCATCGCGCTCGCGGAGGCGCGGCGGGCCCGGCTCGCGCTGCCCGGCCTGGCGCTCGCGGAGCAGCTCTACGTCGCGCTGCAGGCCCAGGGACGGGGCCGGGACGGCACGCAGGCCCTCGTCCACGCGTTGGCCTCGTTGTCCGGCCAGCCGTTCCCGCCGTCGCCGCACCAGGCCTAG
- a CDS encoding CaiB/BaiF CoA transferase family protein gives MTAVMQGVRVLEVAEHTFVPAASALLADWGADVIKIEHVERGDAMRGLAASGTVDIPSDVHVLFEHSNRGKRSLALDLTSPEGLDIVYKLAATADVFLTNKLPLVRTKLKVTLDDIRAQNPNIIYVRGTGQGERGPEADRGAYDYLAFWMRSGAALGATAADAAVVNGPPGPGFGDSIGALTIAGGIMGALFHRERTGEATTVDVSLLSAGLYTMGQAVALSMLTKKPWQGPPSGHRSNPLVGSYQTKDGRSLAFSCLQAGLYWGPACAAIGRPELATDPRFADHGALMANKMEASEILAAEFASRDLDEWKERLADFPGQWTVVQHTLEAAADAQSIANGYVQELENAAGVPFHLSAAPVQFNEEAHHPRRAPDFNEHAEEILGELGLDFDAVLDLKVRGIVA, from the coding sequence ATGACCGCGGTGATGCAAGGTGTACGCGTCCTGGAGGTCGCCGAGCATACGTTCGTACCCGCCGCGTCGGCCCTGTTAGCCGACTGGGGCGCGGACGTCATCAAGATCGAACATGTCGAGCGCGGCGACGCGATGCGCGGCCTGGCCGCCTCCGGCACCGTGGACATCCCGTCGGACGTCCACGTGCTGTTCGAGCACTCGAACCGCGGCAAGCGCAGCCTCGCCCTCGACCTCACCTCGCCCGAGGGCCTCGACATCGTCTACAAGCTCGCGGCCACCGCGGACGTCTTCCTGACCAACAAGCTGCCCCTGGTGCGCACCAAGCTGAAGGTCACCCTTGACGACATCCGGGCGCAGAACCCGAACATCATCTACGTCCGCGGCACCGGCCAGGGCGAGCGTGGCCCCGAGGCCGACCGCGGTGCCTACGACTACCTGGCATTCTGGATGCGCAGCGGCGCCGCCCTGGGGGCCACCGCCGCCGACGCGGCCGTCGTCAACGGGCCGCCCGGGCCGGGCTTCGGCGACTCGATCGGGGCCCTGACGATCGCGGGCGGGATCATGGGCGCCCTGTTCCACCGGGAGCGCACCGGCGAGGCGACCACGGTCGACGTCTCGCTGCTCAGCGCCGGCCTCTACACGATGGGCCAGGCGGTGGCACTGTCGATGCTGACGAAGAAGCCCTGGCAGGGGCCGCCGTCCGGCCACCGCAGCAACCCGCTCGTCGGCAGCTACCAGACGAAGGACGGCCGGTCGCTGGCCTTCTCCTGCCTGCAGGCTGGCCTCTACTGGGGCCCGGCGTGCGCCGCGATCGGCCGCCCGGAGCTGGCCACCGACCCGCGCTTCGCCGACCACGGCGCGCTGATGGCCAACAAGATGGAAGCCTCCGAGATCCTGGCGGCCGAGTTCGCCTCCCGAGACCTGGACGAGTGGAAGGAACGGCTCGCCGACTTCCCGGGCCAGTGGACCGTCGTCCAGCACACCCTCGAGGCCGCCGCAGACGCGCAGAGCATCGCCAACGGCTACGTCCAGGAGCTGGAGAACGCCGCCGGGGTGCCGTTCCACCTCAGCGCCGCACCGGTGCAGTTCAACGAGGAGGCGCACCACCCGAGGCGGGCGCCGGACTTCAACGAGCACGCCGAGGAGATCCTCGGGGAGCTCGGCCTGGACTTCGACGCGGTCCTGGACCTCAAGGTCCGCGGCATCGTCGCCTGA
- a CDS encoding class I adenylate-forming enzyme family protein: MDAEVTPVSIGARIRQLGAEQPETTALWSVALDGTESSFTWAWLDRRSSQLAGALAARGVRFGDRVGLGLRNSPQFVLAAFAAWKLGAIPVPVRWDVPEWELARVLEVIAPRVHLGAGDLGWIDATDTGEAPDLPDVTAPHLQGICSSGSTGLPKVIVAERPALYDYRMATPMVAAWREVARPQKILVLAPMYHANGFTTLYNLLAGETLVVLTKFQAAQAVDAIERHRVTHFTGAPTMLQRIADLPGVDDRDLSSVEWIMQGAAPMPPSLVHRWAKLIGPEKIFMIYGMTEGLGWTALFGDEWMSHEGSVGRGIRGTEIRILDPAGDALPVGQIGDVYLRSAHMGGYQYLGNAPRLRATDDGFITAGDMGHLDEDGYLYLADRRVDLIITGGANVFPAEVEAALIDHPAIADVVVIGLRDEEWGRRVHALVEPADPATPPTTAEIVAYAKTKLAAYKVPKTVEFLDRIPRSEATKINRGALIAARES; encoded by the coding sequence ATGGATGCCGAGGTCACGCCGGTCAGCATCGGCGCCCGGATTCGCCAGCTCGGCGCCGAGCAGCCGGAGACCACCGCGTTGTGGTCCGTCGCGCTCGACGGCACCGAGTCGTCGTTCACCTGGGCCTGGCTGGACCGGCGGTCCAGCCAGCTCGCCGGCGCGCTGGCCGCCCGCGGGGTGCGGTTCGGGGATCGCGTCGGGCTCGGGCTGCGGAACTCGCCGCAGTTCGTGCTCGCCGCCTTCGCCGCCTGGAAGCTCGGCGCGATCCCGGTCCCGGTGCGCTGGGACGTACCGGAGTGGGAGCTCGCCCGCGTCCTGGAGGTCATCGCCCCCCGGGTCCACCTGGGCGCGGGCGACCTGGGCTGGATCGACGCCACCGACACGGGCGAGGCCCCGGACCTGCCCGACGTGACCGCGCCCCACCTGCAGGGCATCTGCTCGTCGGGCTCGACCGGCCTGCCGAAGGTGATCGTCGCCGAGCGGCCGGCCCTGTACGACTACCGGATGGCCACCCCGATGGTCGCCGCCTGGCGCGAGGTGGCCCGGCCCCAGAAGATCCTCGTGCTGGCCCCGATGTACCACGCCAACGGGTTCACCACCCTGTACAACCTGCTCGCCGGCGAGACCCTCGTCGTGCTGACCAAGTTCCAAGCGGCCCAGGCCGTCGACGCGATCGAACGCCACCGCGTCACCCACTTCACCGGCGCCCCGACGATGCTGCAACGGATCGCCGACCTTCCGGGGGTCGACGACCGTGACCTGAGCTCGGTCGAATGGATCATGCAGGGGGCCGCGCCGATGCCACCGTCGCTGGTCCACCGCTGGGCGAAGCTCATCGGCCCCGAGAAGATCTTCATGATCTACGGGATGACGGAGGGGCTCGGCTGGACCGCCCTGTTCGGGGACGAGTGGATGAGCCACGAAGGCAGCGTCGGACGCGGTATCCGGGGCACCGAGATCCGCATTCTCGACCCGGCCGGCGACGCGCTCCCGGTCGGGCAGATCGGCGACGTGTACCTGCGCAGCGCCCACATGGGCGGGTACCAGTACCTCGGCAACGCACCCCGGCTCCGCGCCACCGACGACGGCTTCATCACCGCGGGCGACATGGGCCACCTCGACGAGGACGGCTACCTCTACCTCGCCGACCGCCGCGTCGATCTGATCATCACTGGCGGGGCGAACGTGTTCCCGGCCGAGGTCGAGGCCGCGCTCATCGACCACCCCGCGATCGCCGACGTCGTCGTCATCGGACTGCGCGACGAGGAGTGGGGCCGGCGGGTGCACGCGCTGGTCGAGCCGGCCGATCCGGCCACCCCGCCGACAACGGCCGAGATCGTCGCCTATGCCAAGACCAAGCTCGCCGCCTACAAGGTCCCCAAGACCGTCGAGTTCCTCGACCGCATCCCCCGCAGCGAGGCCACCAAGATCAACCGAGGCGCCCTCATCGCCGCCCGCGAGAGCTGA
- a CDS encoding SDR family NAD(P)-dependent oxidoreductase, which yields MGGRTDGRLANKVAIVTGAGSTPGEGVGTGKASAAVLAREGASVLLVDLHAERAEETRKLIEADGGRAEVFAGDCTKAAACEAMVAAAVEAFGTVDILVNNIGMASVGDVVDITEQEWDRALDINLRTMFLACKYTVPVMAAQGSGSIVNISSISALRGDGTIAYSAAKGAMLAMTVEMAYTHGRQGIRVNAIAPGHIVTPMVRSIPGQDSQYVTTLRNEAGLLGTPGDGWDVAESVAFLASDAARWVTGVTLPVDSGVLTVTPLAMAKYLRAIPD from the coding sequence ATGGGCGGACGGACCGACGGGCGACTGGCTAACAAGGTCGCGATCGTGACGGGGGCTGGTTCGACACCGGGGGAGGGCGTCGGGACCGGGAAGGCCAGCGCGGCCGTGCTGGCGCGGGAGGGCGCGAGCGTGCTGCTCGTCGACCTGCACGCCGAGCGGGCCGAGGAGACCCGCAAGCTGATCGAGGCCGACGGCGGCCGGGCCGAGGTGTTCGCCGGCGACTGCACCAAGGCCGCGGCCTGCGAGGCGATGGTCGCCGCCGCCGTCGAGGCGTTCGGGACCGTCGACATCCTGGTGAACAACATCGGCATGGCCTCGGTCGGCGACGTCGTCGACATCACCGAGCAGGAGTGGGACCGGGCCCTCGACATCAACCTGCGGACGATGTTCCTGGCCTGCAAGTACACGGTGCCTGTGATGGCGGCGCAGGGCTCGGGCTCGATCGTCAACATCTCGTCGATCTCGGCGCTGCGCGGCGACGGCACGATCGCCTACTCGGCCGCCAAGGGCGCGATGCTGGCCATGACCGTCGAGATGGCGTACACGCACGGACGCCAGGGCATCCGGGTCAACGCCATCGCCCCGGGGCACATCGTCACCCCTATGGTCCGGTCGATCCCCGGGCAGGACAGCCAGTACGTCACGACGCTGCGCAACGAGGCCGGCCTGCTCGGCACGCCCGGCGACGGCTGGGACGTCGCCGAGTCGGTCGCCTTCCTGGCCAGCGATGCCGCCCGCTGGGTCACCGGCGTCACCCTGCCCGTCGACTCCGGCGTGCTGACCGTCACCCCCCTGGCCATGGCGAAGTACCTCCGCGCCATCCCCGACTAG